Proteins encoded together in one Streptomyces sp. B1I3 window:
- a CDS encoding Rossmann-like domain-containing protein, whose product MTTNLHTDASGTSTPPPDASHISTPSIDTRHTSTSRPDSPGTGIPGFDTLDELVEHALAGGLGPDPRTRRIAVAFTTSQAVRHDGRRGGYRNEVLSLRLGRAVGSCAVEPGALPGTTVESCAGTDVATLLAHPLPPVRVAALDAYLMDVLPHTPDNGAEPVAVAAGTSLERSRARATAVVDLVQVPPGGTVLLVGVVNSLIGELRSRNLTAVPCDLKGGTTEWGEPVRTDALGEIEHCDAVLASGMTLGNGTFDPLRRRARQHGTPLVMFAQTGSAVLPRFLGAGVSAVCAEPYPFFWLDGGPGTIHRYRADDGGTS is encoded by the coding sequence ATGACGACGAACCTGCACACCGACGCATCGGGCACCAGCACCCCGCCCCCCGACGCATCCCACATCAGCACCCCGAGCATCGACACCCGCCACACCAGTACCTCGCGCCCCGACTCCCCGGGCACCGGTATCCCAGGCTTCGACACGCTGGACGAGCTCGTGGAACACGCACTGGCCGGGGGGCTCGGTCCCGACCCGCGCACCCGCCGTATCGCCGTCGCCTTCACGACCTCCCAAGCCGTCCGGCACGACGGGCGGCGCGGCGGATATCGCAACGAGGTCCTCAGCCTCCGCCTCGGCCGGGCCGTCGGATCCTGCGCCGTCGAACCCGGCGCGCTCCCCGGCACCACGGTCGAATCCTGTGCGGGCACCGACGTCGCGACGCTCCTCGCCCACCCGCTGCCGCCTGTCCGCGTCGCGGCTCTGGACGCCTACCTGATGGACGTCCTGCCGCACACCCCGGACAACGGGGCGGAGCCGGTGGCCGTCGCCGCGGGAACCTCGCTGGAGCGTTCACGGGCGCGGGCCACTGCCGTCGTCGATCTCGTGCAGGTCCCTCCCGGCGGCACCGTACTCCTCGTCGGCGTCGTCAACTCCCTCATCGGCGAGCTCCGTTCGCGCAACCTCACCGCCGTGCCGTGCGACCTGAAGGGCGGCACCACCGAGTGGGGCGAACCTGTCCGCACGGACGCCCTGGGGGAGATCGAGCACTGTGACGCGGTGCTGGCCTCCGGCATGACCCTCGGCAACGGCACCTTCGACCCCCTTCGGCGGCGCGCCCGGCAACACGGCACACCCCTGGTCATGTTCGCCCAGACCGGCAGCGCCGTACTGCCCCGCTTCCTCGGCGCGGGGGTGTCCGCGGTCTGTGCGGAGCCGTACCCCTTCTTCTGGCTCGACGGCGGACCCGGCACCATCCACCGCTACCGCGCGGACGACGGAGGCACCTCGTGA
- a CDS encoding ATP-grasp domain-containing protein, translating to MAHLLVVESWVGSMSRLLPRALGEGGHEFTFLTRDLHHYLRAAPEGTDHPLLTARNVVTAQTNEVDALLAQVERLHGAMGFDGVITSCDYYLPTAARIAARLGLPGPAAEAIENACRKDATRRVLAAAGVPGPRFAVCTDADAALEAAGDIGYPLVVKPVDLCAGMLVRRVDDAAQLSAACAALAAFPRNARGQHRAPHVLLEEYLHGPEVSVETVSYRGVTHVVGVTDKSVGGAPAFVETGHMFPAALDAEDRAAATDTAVRAGTALGLDDVVAHTEIKLTSGGPRVVEVNPRPAGNRITELVRHVTGIDLAAACVDVALGREPDLRRRDTGLHSAAIGFLVPDTAGTLASVEGAAGVHEGEGVLEVRLAEPGRRIEAADSNNAYLGHIMAGDPAGLGARDRVEALLAGVRPRLVRS from the coding sequence GTGGCTCACCTGTTGGTGGTCGAAAGCTGGGTCGGATCGATGAGCAGGCTGCTGCCCCGGGCCCTGGGCGAGGGTGGGCACGAATTCACCTTCCTCACCCGCGACCTGCACCACTACCTCCGCGCCGCACCGGAGGGAACGGACCACCCGCTGCTCACGGCCCGTAACGTCGTCACGGCGCAGACCAACGAGGTCGATGCGCTGCTCGCCCAGGTCGAGCGACTGCACGGGGCGATGGGCTTCGACGGAGTGATCACCTCCTGCGACTACTACCTGCCGACTGCCGCCCGGATCGCCGCCCGGCTCGGCCTGCCGGGCCCCGCCGCCGAAGCGATCGAGAACGCCTGCCGCAAGGACGCGACCCGCCGCGTCCTGGCCGCCGCAGGGGTACCAGGCCCCCGTTTCGCCGTCTGTACGGACGCGGACGCCGCCCTGGAGGCGGCCGGGGACATCGGCTACCCGCTGGTCGTCAAGCCGGTCGACCTGTGCGCGGGCATGCTCGTACGCCGGGTGGACGACGCGGCGCAGCTCTCCGCGGCCTGCGCCGCCCTGGCGGCGTTCCCCCGCAACGCGCGCGGCCAGCACCGTGCTCCCCACGTCCTGCTCGAGGAGTACCTGCACGGGCCCGAGGTGAGCGTCGAGACCGTGTCGTACCGAGGCGTCACCCATGTCGTGGGGGTGACGGACAAGAGTGTCGGCGGAGCGCCGGCCTTCGTCGAGACCGGCCACATGTTCCCCGCCGCCCTCGACGCGGAGGATCGCGCCGCCGCCACCGACACCGCCGTACGCGCCGGGACCGCGCTCGGGCTCGACGACGTCGTCGCGCACACCGAGATCAAGCTGACCTCGGGCGGGCCCCGGGTCGTCGAGGTCAACCCCCGTCCCGCGGGCAACCGCATCACCGAACTGGTCCGCCATGTCACCGGCATCGACCTCGCCGCGGCCTGCGTCGACGTGGCGCTCGGCCGCGAACCGGACCTGCGGCGGAGGGACACGGGTCTGCACAGCGCCGCCATCGGGTTCCTGGTCCCCGACACCGCGGGCACCCTCGCGTCCGTCGAGGGGGCCGCGGGGGTGCACGAGGGCGAAGGAGTGCTGGAGGTACGACTGGCCGAACCGGGTCGCAGGATCGAGGCGGCGGACAGCAACAACGCCTACCTGGGGCACATCATGGCGGGCGACCCGGCCGGCCTCGGCGCCCGTGACCGTGTCGAGGCACTGCTCGCCGGAGTGCGACCCCGGCTGGTGCGCTCATGA
- a CDS encoding DUF5709 domain-containing protein, which yields MTDTDRGDDVYQPQEPEAFDRDDRLDLEDTLDTTGVSDLLDEGYSPPDRPWAVDDEGTTASEQQARESLDTRLTREVPEGDDSPGDGLGDLADGDGELYDTEVGTDRAGRLTQQGDGHVEATLTAQDVGVDGAAASAEEAAMHVIPETGDEQTY from the coding sequence ATGACCGACACCGACCGGGGGGACGACGTCTACCAGCCCCAGGAACCGGAGGCCTTCGACCGGGACGACCGGCTCGATCTGGAGGACACCCTGGACACGACGGGGGTCTCCGACCTCCTGGACGAGGGGTACTCCCCGCCCGACCGTCCGTGGGCCGTCGACGACGAAGGCACCACCGCGTCGGAGCAGCAGGCCCGCGAATCCCTCGACACCCGTCTGACCAGGGAGGTACCCGAAGGGGACGACTCCCCCGGCGACGGTCTGGGAGATCTGGCGGACGGTGACGGCGAGCTCTACGACACGGAAGTGGGCACCGACCGTGCCGGCCGGCTCACCCAGCAGGGCGACGGCCACGTCGAGGCCACGCTCACCGCCCAGGACGTCGGCGTCGACGGTGCGGCGGCGTCCGCGGAGGAAGCGGCGATGCATGTGATCCCCGAGACAGGGGATGAGCAGACGTACTGA
- the gndA gene encoding NADP-dependent phosphogluconate dehydrogenase: MSGTAQIGVTGLAVMGRNLARNFARNGFTVAVHNRTTAKTDALVKKFGEEGTFVAAHTPEEFVAALERPRRLVIMVKAGEPTDAVIKEFAPLLEEGDVVIDGGNAHFEDTRRREKELRERGIHFVGVGISGGEEGALNGPSIMPGGSEESYASLGPMLEKIAAKAKDGTPCTTHIGPDAAGHFVKMVHNGIEYADMQLIAEAYHLLRAVAGYSPEQIAETFRSWNTGRLDSYLIEITAEVLAHTDAVTGTPFVDVVQDRAEQKGTGRWTVQIALDLGVPVSGIAEAVFARSLSGHADLREAARGLPGPSATPLGEEGAAAFADRVEQALYASKIVSYTQGFHQIRAGSEAYDWDIDLGAVAGIWRAGCIIRAAFLDRIRSAYDSRPDLLSLLSDQQFAQEIGAAQDDWRTVIAEAVRQGVPTPGFAAALSYYDGLRADRLPAALTQGQRDFFGAHTYRRTDREGSFHTLWGDDRSEVPAG, from the coding sequence ATGAGCGGCACTGCGCAGATCGGCGTCACAGGACTGGCGGTCATGGGCCGCAACCTCGCCCGTAACTTCGCCCGCAACGGCTTCACCGTCGCCGTGCACAACCGCACCACCGCGAAGACCGACGCCCTGGTCAAGAAGTTCGGCGAGGAGGGCACGTTCGTCGCCGCGCACACTCCCGAAGAGTTCGTCGCCGCTCTGGAACGCCCCCGCCGCCTCGTGATCATGGTGAAGGCCGGAGAACCGACCGACGCCGTGATCAAGGAGTTCGCCCCTCTCCTGGAAGAGGGCGACGTCGTCATCGACGGCGGCAACGCCCACTTCGAGGACACCCGGCGCCGCGAGAAGGAGCTGCGCGAGCGCGGCATCCACTTCGTGGGCGTGGGCATCTCCGGGGGCGAGGAAGGCGCATTGAACGGGCCGAGCATCATGCCGGGCGGCTCCGAGGAGTCGTACGCCTCGCTGGGCCCGATGCTGGAGAAGATCGCGGCCAAGGCGAAGGACGGGACCCCCTGCACCACCCACATCGGGCCGGACGCCGCGGGTCACTTCGTGAAGATGGTCCACAACGGCATCGAGTACGCCGACATGCAGCTCATCGCGGAGGCGTACCACCTGCTGCGCGCCGTCGCCGGCTACTCCCCCGAACAGATCGCGGAGACCTTCCGCAGCTGGAACACCGGGCGCCTGGACTCCTACCTCATCGAGATCACGGCCGAGGTGCTCGCCCACACGGACGCGGTCACCGGCACCCCGTTCGTCGACGTCGTGCAGGACCGGGCGGAGCAGAAGGGCACCGGCCGCTGGACGGTGCAGATCGCGCTCGACCTGGGCGTGCCGGTGTCCGGTATCGCCGAGGCGGTCTTCGCACGCTCCCTGTCCGGGCACGCCGACCTGCGGGAGGCGGCCCGCGGCCTGCCGGGGCCGTCGGCCACCCCGCTGGGCGAGGAGGGGGCGGCGGCCTTCGCGGACCGGGTCGAGCAGGCCCTGTACGCGTCCAAGATCGTCTCCTACACGCAGGGGTTCCATCAGATCAGGGCGGGCAGCGAGGCGTACGACTGGGACATCGACCTCGGGGCGGTGGCAGGGATCTGGCGGGCGGGGTGCATCATCCGCGCGGCCTTCCTGGACCGGATCCGCTCGGCGTACGACAGCCGTCCCGACCTGCTGAGCCTCCTCTCCGACCAGCAGTTCGCCCAGGAGATCGGCGCGGCGCAGGACGACTGGCGCACGGTGATCGCCGAAGCCGTACGGCAGGGGGTGCCCACCCCCGGCTTCGCCGCGGCGCTCTCGTACTACGACGGACTGCGCGCCGACCGGCTGCCCGCGGCGCTCACCCAGGGCCAGCGCGACTTCTTCGGGGCACACACCTACCGGCGCACCGACCGCGAGGGCTCGTTCCACACGCTGTGGGGCGACGACAGGTCGGAGGTCCCCGCCGGCTGA
- a CDS encoding CdaR family transcriptional regulator, producing the protein MTSSPPTGEPAPGTTLRRLLAHDDAGTLRLLLAPAGPDVTVRGVVFGDEVAELSAAARVVLAVGPSAASAKAAGPVREAAGRGACAVVLRDTEGVPAAAEVLAAAEESGIALLVRAAWTDWSDTAALLRSALALAAAGTGAEEDAQPHVDGLDALASAIAAYTGGSITIEDTSFRVLAHSATLPEADGVRRSTILGGRVPQWRIAELRRSGVLRALWTSRDVISRPADGDSPERLVVAVRNGPEVLGSIWAAADGRSLSPQAGDALRRAAEAAAPHLVRHRLRESGAVRRRDDALRGLLYGHGDGRTHAWSLGLPPETPCAVVIAEPAGSSRPPGQGPQPARGSRPPAGGSPSPDAGTWPSARRTLDVLALQASSYRSGALALREAERLLVLLPVVGTDQDREVLGLARELADLASSLPGGVPVRAGAGRVVPSAAEAAVSCEEAALVVRFLRERERRDRAGRTDGTGAVIRHAGPAEAGPGLDVLRVLDTVRPLWESGTGPVHDLVRTDLAAGGALVRSLAAYLDASGDVVRAAQRLVVHPNTLRYRVRRAQERFGIDLDDPDTRLLLALAVRLTGDM; encoded by the coding sequence GTGACCAGCAGCCCGCCCACCGGCGAACCTGCGCCCGGGACCACGCTCCGCCGGCTCCTCGCCCATGACGACGCGGGCACGCTGAGGTTGCTGCTGGCTCCCGCCGGACCGGACGTGACGGTCCGGGGTGTGGTCTTCGGCGACGAGGTGGCGGAGCTGTCCGCCGCCGCGCGGGTCGTCCTGGCCGTCGGACCGTCCGCGGCGTCGGCGAAGGCCGCTGGACCCGTGCGGGAGGCGGCCGGGCGCGGTGCCTGCGCCGTGGTGCTGCGGGACACGGAAGGTGTGCCCGCGGCGGCGGAGGTCCTGGCCGCAGCGGAGGAGTCGGGGATCGCGCTGCTGGTGCGTGCGGCGTGGACCGACTGGAGCGACACCGCCGCGTTGCTGCGCTCCGCCCTGGCACTCGCCGCGGCGGGGACCGGCGCCGAGGAGGACGCTCAGCCGCACGTCGACGGCCTGGACGCGCTGGCCTCGGCCATCGCCGCGTACACGGGTGGCTCGATCACCATCGAGGACACCTCGTTCCGCGTCCTGGCCCACTCGGCGACCCTGCCGGAGGCCGACGGCGTGCGCCGGTCCACGATCCTGGGCGGCCGGGTGCCGCAGTGGCGGATCGCGGAGCTGCGGCGCAGCGGGGTGCTGCGGGCACTGTGGACCTCGCGGGACGTGATCAGCCGCCCTGCCGACGGAGACAGCCCCGAGCGGCTGGTGGTCGCAGTCCGCAACGGGCCCGAGGTGCTGGGCTCGATCTGGGCGGCGGCGGACGGTCGCAGCCTCTCTCCGCAGGCCGGGGACGCCCTGCGACGCGCCGCCGAGGCCGCCGCTCCGCACCTCGTACGGCACCGGCTGCGGGAGAGCGGGGCCGTACGCCGTCGGGACGACGCCCTGCGGGGCCTGCTGTACGGACACGGTGACGGGCGCACCCACGCGTGGTCGCTGGGGCTGCCGCCCGAAACCCCGTGCGCGGTGGTGATCGCGGAGCCGGCCGGGAGCTCACGGCCACCGGGGCAGGGCCCGCAGCCGGCCCGAGGCTCGCGACCGCCCGCCGGTGGCTCCCCGTCGCCGGACGCCGGGACCTGGCCTTCCGCACGGCGCACGCTGGACGTACTGGCCCTGCAGGCGTCGTCGTACCGCTCCGGCGCCCTGGCGCTGCGCGAGGCCGAGCGGCTGCTCGTCCTGCTGCCCGTGGTGGGCACCGATCAGGACCGCGAGGTCCTCGGCCTCGCCCGGGAACTGGCCGACCTGGCGTCCTCACTGCCCGGTGGTGTGCCCGTACGGGCAGGGGCCGGGCGCGTCGTCCCGTCCGCCGCCGAAGCGGCCGTCTCCTGCGAGGAGGCGGCCCTGGTGGTGCGGTTCCTGCGCGAGCGGGAGCGGCGGGACCGGGCGGGTAGGACGGACGGGACCGGCGCGGTGATACGTCACGCCGGGCCCGCGGAGGCCGGACCGGGCCTCGACGTCCTGCGCGTACTGGACACGGTGAGGCCGTTGTGGGAGTCGGGTACGGGGCCGGTGCACGACCTCGTACGCACCGATCTGGCGGCGGGGGGCGCGCTGGTCCGGTCGCTCGCCGCGTACCTCGACGCCTCGGGTGACGTGGTGCGGGCGGCACAGCGGCTCGTCGTCCATCCCAATACCCTGCGCTACCGCGTGCGTCGCGCGCAGGAGCGTTTCGGCATCGATCTGGACGACCCCGACACCCGGCTGCTGCTCGCGCTCGCGGTGCGCCTGACGGGTGACATGTGA
- a CDS encoding diaminopimelate decarboxylase has protein sequence MTSTNSGVTAPSGTTANSVSTAPSGTTATGSPCAPRTARFDGAVRRAVADGLLGEQQPVAGFLDVDGVRDSVTALMDAFAAVPGTPVLHTFAAKAASLVPVLRLLADCGMGCEVASPGELRLAVEAGFAPERIVLDSPAKTREELRLALALGVAVNADSPGELRRIEELRSPGSSSVLGLRVNPQVGGGSIGAMSTATATSKFGVALRDPGAREQVVRAFAERSWLTRLHAHVGSQGCPLELIAEGIAETYRLAEEINESVGARRITGIDIGGGLPVNFAGDEVRPAFTDYVAALRAAAPGLFDGRYDLVTEFGRSLLAKNGFIGARVEYTKEAGGRRIALTHAGAQIATRTVLMPDAWPLRVGVFDADGSPGERPPMVQDIAGPCCFAGDVVAHGRELPELREGDYVVLYDTGAYYFSTPWAYNSLPRPAVYGFSGGPDGAALRFAPVRDAQSLDSVALESGLEHADALTGLGGRR, from the coding sequence ATGACATCGACGAATTCCGGGGTCACCGCGCCTTCCGGGACGACCGCGAATTCCGTAAGCACCGCGCCTTCCGGGACCACCGCGACGGGCTCCCCGTGTGCTCCGCGCACAGCACGGTTCGACGGGGCGGTCCGCAGGGCCGTGGCCGACGGGCTGCTCGGTGAGCAGCAGCCCGTGGCCGGCTTCCTCGACGTGGACGGCGTGCGGGACTCCGTCACCGCGCTGATGGACGCCTTCGCCGCGGTGCCGGGCACGCCCGTCCTCCACACCTTCGCGGCGAAGGCCGCCTCCCTCGTTCCGGTGCTGCGACTGCTCGCCGACTGCGGCATGGGCTGCGAGGTGGCGAGCCCCGGCGAGCTGCGCCTCGCCGTCGAGGCCGGGTTCGCGCCGGAACGGATCGTCCTGGACTCCCCGGCCAAGACCCGTGAGGAACTGCGGCTGGCGCTGGCGCTCGGTGTGGCGGTGAACGCCGACAGTCCGGGCGAGCTCAGGCGCATCGAGGAGCTGCGCTCCCCCGGCTCGTCGTCCGTACTCGGGCTACGGGTCAACCCGCAGGTGGGAGGGGGTTCCATCGGGGCGATGAGCACCGCGACGGCCACATCCAAGTTCGGTGTGGCCCTGCGGGATCCGGGCGCCCGCGAGCAGGTCGTACGGGCATTCGCGGAGCGTTCCTGGCTGACCAGGCTCCACGCGCATGTCGGATCCCAGGGATGCCCGCTGGAGCTCATCGCGGAGGGAATCGCCGAGACGTACAGGCTGGCCGAGGAGATCAACGAGTCGGTGGGGGCCCGGCGGATCACCGGTATCGACATCGGCGGCGGACTGCCGGTCAACTTCGCCGGCGACGAGGTCCGCCCCGCCTTCACGGACTACGTGGCCGCGCTCCGGGCAGCGGCTCCCGGACTCTTCGACGGCCGCTACGACCTGGTCACCGAGTTCGGCAGATCGCTGCTGGCCAAGAACGGGTTCATCGGGGCACGCGTGGAGTACACCAAGGAAGCGGGCGGTCGCCGCATCGCGCTCACCCACGCCGGGGCCCAGATCGCCACCCGTACGGTCCTCATGCCCGACGCCTGGCCGCTGCGGGTCGGGGTCTTCGACGCGGACGGCTCCCCCGGGGAGCGCCCGCCGATGGTCCAGGACATCGCCGGGCCCTGCTGTTTCGCCGGGGACGTGGTGGCTCACGGCCGGGAGCTGCCCGAACTCCGGGAGGGCGACTACGTCGTCCTGTACGACACGGGCGCGTACTACTTCTCCACCCCCTGGGCCTACAACAGCCTCCCGAGGCCCGCCGTGTACGGCTTCTCCGGCGGGCCGGACGGAGCGGCACTGCGCTTCGCCCCGGTCCGTGACGCGCAGTCGCTGGACTCGGTGGCGCTGGAGAGCGGGCTGGAGCACGCCGACGCGCTGACGGGCCTGGGCGGCCGCCGGTAG
- a CDS encoding GNAT family N-acetyltransferase, producing the protein MAAENTSLAIRDDREHGKLVAYEDGTVAGTIAYFVMYPEPGALVAVHTVVKPAYEGKGIAGALAREFYAMAAREGVPVVPLCPYVAKWAGRHPELAPEAPEELTQGARRQLESHPELL; encoded by the coding sequence ATGGCAGCAGAGAACACGTCGCTCGCAATCCGCGACGACCGGGAACACGGCAAGCTGGTGGCGTACGAGGACGGTACGGTCGCCGGAACCATCGCGTACTTCGTGATGTACCCGGAACCGGGCGCCCTGGTGGCCGTACACACCGTCGTGAAGCCGGCGTACGAGGGGAAGGGCATCGCGGGCGCCCTGGCCCGCGAGTTCTACGCCATGGCGGCTCGCGAGGGGGTGCCGGTCGTCCCGCTCTGCCCGTACGTCGCGAAGTGGGCCGGCCGTCACCCCGAGCTGGCACCCGAGGCACCCGAGGAGCTCACGCAGGGGGCGCGGAGGCAGCTCGAGTCGCATCCCGAGCTGCTCTGA
- the panD gene encoding aspartate 1-decarboxylase gives MMRTMFKSKIHRATVTQADLHYVGSVTVDADLMDAADLLPGELVHIVDIDNGARLETYVIEGERGSGVIGINGAAAHLVHPGDLVILISYAQVDDAEARTLRPSVVHVDADNRIVALGADASAPVPGTRTERSPHAVPAQG, from the coding sequence ATGATGCGTACGATGTTCAAGTCCAAGATCCACCGCGCCACCGTCACCCAGGCTGACCTGCATTACGTCGGTTCCGTGACGGTCGACGCCGATCTGATGGACGCGGCCGACCTGCTGCCCGGTGAGCTCGTCCACATCGTGGATATCGACAACGGCGCCAGGCTCGAGACGTACGTCATCGAGGGGGAGCGGGGTTCCGGCGTCATCGGGATCAACGGGGCCGCGGCCCACCTGGTCCACCCCGGCGACCTGGTCATCCTCATCAGCTACGCCCAGGTCGACGACGCCGAGGCCCGCACGCTCAGGCCGAGCGTCGTGCACGTCGACGCGGACAACCGCATCGTCGCCCTGGGCGCCGATGCGTCGGCGCCCGTTCCGGGAACGCGTACGGAGCGCAGCCCGCACGCGGTACCCGCGCAGGGCTGA
- a CDS encoding N(5)-(carboxyethyl)ornithine synthase, which translates to MQQLKLGIMSQTRKENEHRLPIHPAHFERIDVGLQSSIYLQTGYGEHFGASDAQLAPHVAGFRSREELIAECDVILLAKPLHEDLAELREGQVLWGWPHCVQDEKVTQAAIDRRLTVIAFEAMNHWTRAGGFSLHVFHKNNELAGYSSVLHAMSLTGTTGDYGRRRRAVVIGFGAAARGAVTALSALGIHDVDVLTARGTAAVSSPIHSARIVHFDHDVADDTLDPRRSIALTEDGPEPLAEFLAGHDIIVNCVLQDTAAPLMFLIEEDLPKLAPGTLVIDVSCDEDMGFTWARPTTFNEPMFTVGDHVHYYAVDHSPSYLWDAATWENSEALIPFLRPVLEGPAGWDGDLTIRRAIEIRGGTVLNPAVLAFQHRAGQYPHAMLRSDATRSTV; encoded by the coding sequence TTGCAGCAGCTCAAGCTCGGCATCATGTCGCAGACCCGCAAAGAGAACGAACACCGACTGCCGATCCACCCAGCGCACTTCGAGCGCATCGACGTCGGCCTTCAGTCCAGCATCTACCTGCAGACCGGTTACGGAGAGCACTTCGGTGCTTCGGACGCTCAGCTTGCACCGCATGTCGCCGGTTTCCGCTCACGCGAGGAGCTGATCGCGGAGTGCGACGTCATCCTCCTGGCCAAACCGTTGCACGAGGATCTGGCGGAGCTGCGGGAGGGGCAGGTGCTGTGGGGATGGCCGCACTGTGTGCAGGACGAGAAGGTCACGCAGGCCGCCATCGACCGCAGGCTCACGGTGATCGCCTTCGAGGCGATGAACCACTGGACCCGGGCAGGTGGATTCAGCCTCCACGTTTTCCACAAGAACAACGAGCTGGCCGGCTACTCGTCGGTGCTGCATGCCATGTCGCTGACCGGGACGACCGGTGACTACGGGCGCCGGCGACGAGCGGTGGTGATCGGCTTCGGCGCCGCCGCCCGCGGCGCGGTGACCGCGCTCAGCGCGCTGGGGATTCACGACGTGGACGTGCTGACTGCCCGCGGCACCGCCGCCGTCAGCTCACCGATCCACTCGGCACGGATCGTGCACTTCGACCACGACGTGGCCGACGACACCCTCGACCCCCGACGCAGCATCGCGCTCACCGAGGACGGCCCGGAGCCGCTGGCCGAGTTCCTGGCCGGGCACGACATCATCGTCAACTGCGTGCTCCAGGACACCGCGGCGCCGCTGATGTTCCTCATAGAGGAGGACCTGCCGAAGCTCGCGCCCGGCACCCTCGTCATCGACGTCTCCTGCGACGAGGACATGGGTTTCACCTGGGCTCGGCCCACCACCTTCAACGAGCCGATGTTCACCGTCGGCGACCACGTCCACTACTACGCCGTGGACCACAGCCCTTCCTACCTGTGGGACGCGGCCACCTGGGAGAACAGTGAGGCGCTGATCCCGTTCCTGCGCCCGGTCCTCGAAGGACCGGCCGGCTGGGACGGTGACCTCACGATTCGCCGAGCGATCGAGATCCGCGGCGGCACGGTCCTGAACCCCGCCGTCCTGGCCTTCCAGCACCGTGCCGGACAGTACCCGCACGCAATGCTCCGAAGCGACGCCACCCGGTCGACGGTGTAA
- the recA gene encoding recombinase RecA: MAGTDHEKALDTALAQIERKFGKGAVMRLGERPNEPIEVIPTGSTALDVALGVGGLPRGRVVEVYGPESSGKTTLTLHAVANAQKLGGSVAFIDAEHALDPEYAKKLGVDTDNLILSQPDNGEQALEIVDILIRSGAIDLIVIDSVAALVPRAEIEGEMGDSHMGLQARLMSQALRKITGALGQTRTTAIFINQLREKIGVMFGSPETTTGGRALKFYASVRLDIRRIETLKDGTDAVGNRTRVKVVKNKVAPPFKQAEFDILYGQGISREGGLIDMGVEHGFVRKAGAWYTYEGDQLGQGKENARNFLKDNPDLADEIEKKILEKLGIGASAKDAVAEDTGTVPV, translated from the coding sequence ATGGCAGGAACCGATCACGAGAAGGCGCTGGACACCGCGCTCGCACAGATCGAGCGGAAGTTCGGCAAGGGCGCGGTGATGCGCCTCGGTGAGCGGCCGAACGAGCCGATCGAGGTGATCCCCACCGGATCGACCGCGCTCGACGTCGCGCTCGGCGTCGGCGGTCTGCCGCGCGGCCGCGTGGTGGAGGTGTACGGGCCGGAGTCCTCCGGCAAGACGACGCTGACGCTGCACGCCGTGGCGAACGCGCAGAAGCTCGGTGGCTCGGTGGCGTTCATCGACGCGGAGCACGCTCTGGACCCGGAGTACGCGAAGAAGCTCGGCGTCGACACCGACAACCTCATCCTGTCCCAGCCGGACAACGGTGAACAGGCACTGGAGATCGTCGACATCCTGATCCGCTCCGGCGCGATCGACTTGATCGTGATCGACTCCGTCGCGGCCCTGGTCCCACGCGCCGAGATCGAGGGCGAGATGGGCGACTCCCACATGGGTCTGCAGGCCCGCCTGATGAGCCAGGCGCTCCGCAAGATCACTGGTGCGCTCGGCCAGACCAGGACGACGGCGATCTTCATCAACCAGCTCCGCGAGAAGATCGGCGTGATGTTCGGTTCGCCGGAGACCACGACGGGTGGCCGGGCGCTGAAGTTCTACGCCTCGGTCCGGCTGGACATCCGGCGGATCGAGACGCTCAAGGACGGCACCGACGCCGTCGGTAACCGCACCCGCGTCAAGGTCGTCAAGAACAAGGTCGCGCCGCCGTTCAAGCAGGCCGAGTTCGACATCCTCTACGGCCAGGGCATCAGCCGTGAGGGCGGCCTGATCGACATGGGTGTGGAGCACGGCTTCGTCCGCAAGGCCGGTGCCTGGTACACCTACGAGGGTGACCAGCTCGGTCAGGGCAAGGAGAACGCCCGCAACTTCCTCAAGGACAATCCCGACCTCGCCGACGAGATCGAGAAGAAGATCCTCGAGAAGCTCGGAATCGGGGCATCGGCGAAGGACGCTGTCGCCGAGGACACCGGCACCGTTCCGGTCTGA